Genomic DNA from Prunus persica cultivar Lovell chromosome G1, Prunus_persica_NCBIv2, whole genome shotgun sequence:
tttttttaaatttaaaaagggtTTTAGTTAACTCATAAACAAGTTGTTGTTCAGTACAGGTTTTTCATGTATGTATAGTCATTCATGTCCTGTGACATCAGTTTGGGTTTGAGTACCTGACATCTGTGTGCTGAAGTTGGACATTTGTTCTTGGATATGTTTGTTCCAACCCATACTTgtcaataaatgaaaaatctatGTTCTGTCTATGGTGTTGATGCGTTTTGGACAAGTAATGATACCAAATGGTGTATTCACAAAAGATTAGAAGGAACACTAGAGTAAAGATATCTTTTGCCTGGATGATATTAAGCTGTAAAACATCTTATACTTAAAATTTCCAATTATTATAGTTTCTCTACTGAGTCCTTGAAAAGGGTTTTCAGGGGGTGGTAACTGTAGTTTCTTCTCTATACAAACATCTATTGGAAAATTTATAGTACACGGTGTGCTCATATAATCAATGTAGTGCGTTGGTTGGGAGCTGTTGTAAAATGCTTAGCCATGTTTAGACTAGTGTCAATGTTCTGATGTTCTTGCTCGAGCATAATTTGTTCTGTAATGCCACCACAGAAATCAGACGGGTGTCAGGCTTCAATCAAACTCTTGTAGATCATGAAAGACTTGAGCATGAGAGTCCATTTAGGACATTAAGTCAAAACGCAAATGGTAGACCAATGGATTTGGAGGGATGGCCAGGAATGCAAATGGAGGTAATGTTAGTTTTAGATATCGTTGATgcatattttgtaatttgttttaCGTTCTTTTTGaccatttttgttgtttcttgaCTTCATTTTTGACCATTCTGTAACTATTCATATTTGCTTGTGTGCATGACGGTGTTACCTTTATGGTTTGGTAGGATGTAATAGGATAAAATGAGTGCACTGTATGCAATacgtatttatttattttcatttatgcATGTTTCACAAGCTCACGTGACTTTATGTCACAACCATGGTCCATTTTGGTAGTGTTTTGGTGGCCGTCCAAACCAAATTCCAATATGATATTGTTGATTCTACTCTTAGTGTCATTCTTTTTGCCACAAATTGGAGAATGGAGCAATTACTTACACCTTTATGCACATGTGCATGCGCGTCACAAGCCCATAGTTAAATAAAACACTCTTTCATGGAGTATGACTTGGTGGGAAGAGAGTTTAGGTTTTGCTTATGTCTTGTGTGGTTTGTATGTATGAAACCTCATCTGTGCTACATTGTCTCATTTAGGAAAATGGACATATACAGAGAATGGCCCCGTTTCAATCTCCTTCTATGGGCTGGCCTGGGGTGCAAGGAATTCCAGCCACTCCTGTTGTAAAGAGAGTAATTAGACTTGACGTTCCAGTGGACAAATATCCACATGTAAGCAAGGGGTATATGATTTGTAGAGTTGATTttgacctttttcttttagttaaCAACTTCTGACTCCAAGGTTTGCAGTACAATTTTGTTGGCAGAATTTTGGGACCACGTGGGAACTCCTTAAAAAGAGTTGAAGCGATGACAGAGTGTAGGGTTTACATCCGAGGTCGGGGCTCTGTGAAGGATTCTGTAAAGGTATTGcagtcttttttctttgtttacaaAAATTTTCTTGGTATTGACCATGTGATTAGGTTGGAGCAGATTAGTTGGCATGGTTGCATGAAAAATTAAGTCTTAAATGTGCCCAGTTATATTCATTTTTACAGTTACCATTTGATTTATTATACAAAATATATTGTTGTTCTCTTCTCTGATTGCACGTTGGAGCTTGGCTCATCACAACTATTTTCATAGATGACTTAtgtttttgtccattttgaccTCTTCTCAATTTTATATATGGCGATGTTTGTTTCCTTCTTACATATTTTATGCGAACTATGCTCTGAAGTTTTCAAATATGGGAGTCTTAATCAACCAATTAGTTATTTAGCACTAATTCCTTGTTTGGGTAAATTGCCGTTTTCGTCTCTGAACTATCACATTCAATTTACCCTCGAGCTCTTTTATCAGCCAATTACAGtcttaaattttataaaaactggCAATGTGGCCCTTGATGTCCAGTTTTCTGAATTCCATCCATTTTGCTGTAAAAAAATGTCGAGTGGGAATATCCCAAAAAACCAAGTGGAGTTTGGGATCAAACTTCTAcaactataaaataatttgtttattttctatttatatgtttattattataaagtaAATGAAATATCATGTGAGTAATAGTCTGATGTAGTCCTAGAAATGATACACTGCTTTTTTGTATTAAGGTTACCG
This window encodes:
- the LOC18793229 gene encoding KH domain-containing protein At1g09660/At1g09670 isoform X3 — encoded protein: MQILPLCSRLLNHEIRRVSGFNQTLVDHERLEHESPFRTLSQNANGRPMDLEGWPGMQMEENGHIQRMAPFQSPSMGWPGVQGIPATPVVKRVIRLDVPVDKYPHYNFVGRILGPRGNSLKRVEAMTECRVYIRGRGSVKDSVKEEKLKEKPGYEHLNEPLHVLVEAEFPEDIINARLDHAVAILENLLKPVDESFDHYKKQQLRELAMLNGTLREESPSMSPSISPSMSPFNSTGMKRAKTGR